GGCGCGTTGATGTCGAGGAGATTCTCAGCGTCAGCAAAGTTTTGGTTTGCCCTTCGCTCAAAGGCGAGGGTTCATCCGGCGCGATCAGGGAAGCCTTCGCCATGAACATCCCGGTCATTGCCAGCGACATCGACGCCAATCGGGAACTGGTTTCTACCGAGCGCGGCTGGCTTTTTAAAAACGGCGATGCGGCGGATTTGGCCCGGGTTGTCGAGTCATTTCTACGGGCTGACCCGCAGGAGATCAAGTCCAAAACCGATTCAGCCCATCAATTCGTTCACGAACATTTTTCAGTCAAGGCCATGGTCGAAGGCACGCTTCATATTTACCGGGAAGCCGTGGGTTCGCATGCGCCAAGCCTGGTTTAAATTAAGCGGCTCGGTCGCGGGCCGGGCGTTGCTTTGGCTGTTGAGCCTGTTGTACGGGGCGGCCTGCGCGATCCGCCAAATCTGGATTTCTTGTTTCCCGCATGAGCGCAGCGTGCCTTACCCGGTGATCAGCGTGGGCAATATGACGGCCGGGGGCACGGGCAAAACCACGTTGACCCTTTATTTGGTCCAAGAGTTGATGGCGCGCGGGTATCGGGCGGTGGTGCTCACGCGCGGCTACAAAGGCGGCGACGAGGCCCGCCTGCTTGAAGAAAAAATCGGAACTCATGGGGAATTTAAGGTTTTGGTCGGAAGGAATCGCTATGAGACAGCCAGGGATTATCTGGATTCAAAATTTAAAATTTCAGATTCAAAATTAATTTTCATCATGGACGACGGGCATCAGCATACCGCCTTGAAGAAAGATTTGAGTCTGGTCTTGATCGATGCCTCGAACCCCGAAGCCTTGCGTGGTTTGCTGCCCTACGGCTGGCTGCGCGAACCCTTGGTTTGGGGCTTGAAACGCGCGGATGCCGTCATTATTACGCACGCGGATGCGGTCAAGCGGGAGGATTTAGACCGATTGTCAGCCCGGGTTCATCAAGCGCAGCCGGGCCTGGCGGTTTTTTACGCACGGTAGGCTGCGCCATGGTCGTGACCACGGCTAAAGACGCGGTGCGCTGTCCTGTGAATACCGGGCGCCGGTCTTTATCCTGGCACAGCCTCGACATCCGTTGGGCCTTCGAGGGGAAGACGGACGAATTTTGGCGCCTCCTTCAAGATAGAATAGACAGGAATGTCCATGCGCACGCTTAAGTATTTTTTCGAGTTTGTTTTGGTCAGGACGCTGACAGGCTTATTTGGCTTGTTGTCCTGGAAAAATATCGAGTCATTGAGCAGGCTCTTAGCCCCTTTGATTTGTTTTGCCGTTGCGAGCCGCCGTCGTTTGGTTCTGGCCAACTTGAAACTTGCCTTTCCTGAGTTGGGCCAAGAACGGCGTGACGAGATCGCCCGGGAGTTTTGGCGCCGGGTGACATTGACCACTTTTGAGTGGCTGAGAATTTCGGTCCTCAGCAAGGAGCAGCTTGAAAGCTGCGCCGTTTTTGAAAACCCTGAAGTTTTAGACGTTGCCCTTCGGGAGGGCCGGGGCGTTCTCTTGCATAGCGCGCATCTGGGCAATTGGGAGTTGGGGGCTCTAAGAATTTCAGCCGCTTACCCCGTAGCCGCCGTTGTCCGAGTCCAAAAAAATCCTTTTTTGGACCGTTGGCACAACAATAATCGCCGCCGTTTCGGCATGCACCTGCTCACGCATCATCAGGCGATCAAAGAGACGCAGGAGTGGCTTAAAAATCGCGGCTGCGTGGGCATACTGATGGATCAAAACCTTTACAAGGGGGGAGTTTTTGTTGATTTCTTCGGCATCCCAGCGGCCACAACCACCTTGACGGCCCTTCTTCACCTGAGAACGGCAAGCCCAATCGTCGGCGTGCATGTCCGCCGGGAAGGGTTGAGGCAAATCTTGCGTTTTGAGCGGCTCCAAGCCACGGCGCAGGAGTTCCCTCAAAGCAAAACCGAGCGCGCCCATGAGCTAACCCGCCGATTGACGGCCCAAATCGAGTCCTGGGTTCGGGCTCATCCGGAGGATTGGCTCTGGGGCCATAATCGCTGGAAGCGCCGGCATGAAGCGGCGGCCATCAATGCCGGATCGAAGAATTTGGCGGCCCATGAAGTTTAAATTGACCCCCAATCATTTGCTCATCGCCGGTTCATTCTTATTCGCGTTGACCATGGCTCCATCCATCTCTCTGGGGTATATCTCGGCCGGCATTTTGGGCATTGGTTTTGTTTGGTGGTGCGTCGCGAATCGCTGGCATCCGCGACGCGAAGATTTGCCTCTGCATATTTTTTTCGGGTTTTATGTTTTGTGGGGCCTGGTCTCCAGCCTGTTCGGCGAGGGCGTTGCCCGAAGCCTCAATTATTGGAGGGCTGATTTTCTATGCCTGATTTTTTGGCTGCTTTACAATACCTTTCGCATCGAGCCCAAGGCCCGGTATTGGGCGTTGATCGGTTTTACGGCGAGCATCGCTTTTTTGGCGGCCAGCGGATTCGCCCAGATGGCTATTTACGAATGGTTCCCCGGGGTCAATGACTGGCTTAAGAATTCATCCCAGCGATGGATCAGAAAATTAGCCCTGATGCCCGAGCAAGGACGGCGCATCCACTCAACCATGCACACGCTTACCTATGCCGAAACCTTGGCGCTGGGCGGTTTGTTTTTAGTCGGCGCCTGGCGTTCCCGGCGGCTGTTGGGCGTGGGCCTGGGGATCGCGGCCTTGGCGGCTGTTTTAGTTTCCGAGTCGCGCGGGCCCACGATGAGCTTTTTCGTGGGCCTGTTGGCGATTGCCGCCGGTTATATGACGTTCTCCAAGAAAGTCGCTTGGCGCATCCTGCTTCCCTTCGCCATTCCCTGCCTGCTGCTGTTTTTATCTCCGTCGGTTTGGGGCCGCCTCAAATCCACGTTTAATCCGGACAGCAATCAAGACCGGATCATCATGTGGAAAGTCGCGCTGCGCGTTTTGGAGGATCATCCGGTCGCAGGCGTGGGCATCGCGCATATCCGCACCGTGTGGCCGGATTATTTCCATCAGGAATGGAAAGAGCATTTTCCGCATCGGCAGGAAATCTGGTCCGACGTTCACAGCTTGTATTTGCAGCAGGCCGGAGAACGCGGCTGGCCGGGACTCATCGTTTTGCTGGCCTTGTTCGCGGCGTTGATCGTTTCGGCCGCCGTTCATTTAAGCAAAGACGCCGACCGGCGGGATCTCCATATCGCAACCTTGGCCGCGATGACGGCTTTTTTGGTCATGAATATTACGGAGAGCGCTTTCCAAGACACGGAAATCGTTTTTACGCTGTACTTGATCCTGGCCTTTGCTTGGTCGGCGGCCGCCCGCCGGCCTGATCCGGCGATTCGTTAGGGTCTGACCTTTAATCAATGCCTCGTACTAAAAAAGCCGGCGGTTCAAGAGCCGTATTCCTGGATCGCGACGGCACCATCATCCGCGAAGCCCACTACCTGACCGATCCCGCAGGTGTTAAGCTCTATAATGGAGCGGGCCTTGCCTTGCGCCGGCTCAAAAAGCGAGGATTTAAATTGGTGATTGTTTCCAATCAATCTGGAATCGGGAGGGGCTGGGTGTCCTTGGATGTCGTTCATGAGATCAATAAGACAATGAGCCGGCTTCTGCATCGCACGGGCGCGGTGCGCCTTGACGGCGTTTATTTTTGCCCGCATGCCCCTTGGCAGCGATGCTCCTGCCGAAAACCAAAAACCATGCTTATTCAGCGGGCCAGGCGCGAATTGAATCTCAATCCTCGCCGTTCCTATATGATCGGAGACAAGGCCGTGGACATGGAATTGGCGAATCGTTCGGGCATGACCGGCGTGTTTGTCTTGACCGGGCATGGGCGCGGGGAGCGTCCCTCCCTCGGGCGCCATCAAGCCGCGCGCCCTGCTCATATCGCGCGCGATTTGGCGAGCGCCGCCCGGTGGATTATTCGCAGAGAGGCCGCCCGGTGAACGAGCAAATCCGCAACCCGGATATGGATAACAAGTCGGCGACGTTTCTGGAGCGCTTGAGCCGGTGGGCCGTTCCCCGGCGCATCACCTTAAACCGCGCGGTTCTGTTCGTCGTTTTAGTCGTGCTGACCCACCCGCGCAACCGGATTTTTTTCGCCGCCGGGCTGGCGCTGGCGTTGGCCGGGGCCGTGCTGAGGATTTGGGCCCGGGTGACGCCGCCCGATCGCCCGGGCGGGTTGGTCATGAAGGGTCCCTATCAATTGGTGCGTCACCCCATGTATTTGGGGACGGCTTTGCAAGCCGCCGGCATGTGGGTCGCCTGTTTCGGTTTTCGCAATTTTGTTTCGTTCGCGATGCTTGGGCTGATTTTGGGCGGGTATATGCTCTTCGTTTATAAACAGGCTATTTTACTTGAGGAAGAGGAGATGATGAGTCAATGGGCCGGAGAATGGGAGCATTACGCGTCGCGCACGCCGGTTTTTCTGCCGGGAAAAGAAGCGGTAAAGCAGCTTCGATGGTCGTCGGTGGGTCCGCTTGATTTCCGGCGTTTGGAAAAATTTAAAGAATGGAAAAATTTTCTCGCTTGCCTGGGCATCTTCGCGTTCTTGTGGTTCAAGCTGGTTTACCGGCTTTAGGCAGCCTTAGCCAACGAGGGGCTATGAGACTCCTGCTTTGGCTTGGGGCGCCGGCTCTTCTGTTGAGCGGATTCCCGCTTTTCGCTTTGGAACCCGGAACCACCGGACAAGCGAATGCGCCTTCGCCTGAGTCCTCGGCTTTGGCTGAAACGGCCCGGGCCATCGGTTTGGGCCGCGAAGAATACATCTATTCCGTTCATTGGGGAGTTATTAAGGTGGGCCGCTCCACCCTAGGCTCTCCGGCCGTGGTTGAGAGAAGCAGCCGCACGGCCTACCATCTTCTTTCATCGGCTAGGACGCTTCCGTTCTTCGACACTTTTTATAAAGTGCGCGATAGAAATGAAGCCTGGCTCGACGTCGCCACGTTCCAATCCCTCGGTTTCGGCAAATACCTGCGCGAAGGGCGCTTCCGCCGCCATGAAATTGTGGATTTCGATCATGAGGCAGGCCGGTTCACGGCCTTAGTCAAGAAGAAAGACGGCACGGAAATCACGGAGCAGGGCTCGATCAAGCCAGGAGCCTACGACGTCATGTCCGCCCTTTATTGGATTCGCACGCAGGATTTGGTCCCGGGGAAAGAGTTCTCCGTGGACGTCAACACCAGAAAAGATTGGCCTCTGAAGGTGCGCGTCCTTAAACGAGAGAAAGTGCGCACCCCAGCCGGGGAATTCGATTGTTTGGTGGTCGAGCCCATGCTGCGCGACGAGGGCATTTTCATCCAAAAAGGGAAGTCCATGCGTATTTGGTTTACCAATGACGCGCGAAAAATTCCCGTCCAAGTCAAAGCCGAAGTTTTTATCGGATCGGTCAGGGCCGAGCTGGAAGAAATCGTTTATGCCGACCCCTCGCGCACGGCCGTGGGTTTAAGGAGCGACTTCACAGACACGCCGGAATAATGGAATAATGCGTCTTAATCGTTTAAAATTGATATTGGAGGAATGATATGGCCGATACTCTTGTTGTCGTGAGCAAAATTAAGAAAATGGTTAAAGAGGCGGGTTACCGCACGGGCGGAGATTATATCGACGGCTTGTCCAAAAAAGTCGAGGCCATCATCCGCGAATCATTGACCAAAGTTCAGACCGACGGATCGCGTAAAACATTAGGCGCCGAAGACCTGTAAAAACAGGTTTAATTAATTTTTAGAGAACCCGCCCCAAAACGGCTGGTTCTCCATATCGGCAGGATCGCCTGTTTGACTGCAGGGGTCCCGCCTCTACCGGTGCAGTTCCGCCTCAGGCGGCCCGGCGTACCCGAAGCTCTGCGAAGGGTGCAAGGTCAGCCTTTTCGTCTTTCAACAGCCATGATATTCAAAGATTGGATGGAGCATGCCCTCTACGATAAAAACAGCGGCTACTACAG
This genomic stretch from Elusimicrobiota bacterium harbors:
- a CDS encoding O-antigen ligase family protein, with the translated sequence MPDRRIWRPMKFKLTPNHLLIAGSFLFALTMAPSISLGYISAGILGIGFVWWCVANRWHPRREDLPLHIFFGFYVLWGLVSSLFGEGVARSLNYWRADFLCLIFWLLYNTFRIEPKARYWALIGFTASIAFLAASGFAQMAIYEWFPGVNDWLKNSSQRWIRKLALMPEQGRRIHSTMHTLTYAETLALGGLFLVGAWRSRRLLGVGLGIAALAAVLVSESRGPTMSFFVGLLAIAAGYMTFSKKVAWRILLPFAIPCLLLFLSPSVWGRLKSTFNPDSNQDRIIMWKVALRVLEDHPVAGVGIAHIRTVWPDYFHQEWKEHFPHRQEIWSDVHSLYLQQAGERGWPGLIVLLALFAALIVSAAVHLSKDADRRDLHIATLAAMTAFLVMNITESAFQDTEIVFTLYLILAFAWSAAARRPDPAIR
- a CDS encoding DUF3108 domain-containing protein; the encoded protein is MRLLLWLGAPALLLSGFPLFALEPGTTGQANAPSPESSALAETARAIGLGREEYIYSVHWGVIKVGRSTLGSPAVVERSSRTAYHLLSSARTLPFFDTFYKVRDRNEAWLDVATFQSLGFGKYLREGRFRRHEIVDFDHEAGRFTALVKKKDGTEITEQGSIKPGAYDVMSALYWIRTQDLVPGKEFSVDVNTRKDWPLKVRVLKREKVRTPAGEFDCLVVEPMLRDEGIFIQKGKSMRIWFTNDARKIPVQVKAEVFIGSVRAELEEIVYADPSRTAVGLRSDFTDTPE
- the lpxK gene encoding tetraacyldisaccharide 4'-kinase; translation: MRQAWFKLSGSVAGRALLWLLSLLYGAACAIRQIWISCFPHERSVPYPVISVGNMTAGGTGKTTLTLYLVQELMARGYRAVVLTRGYKGGDEARLLEEKIGTHGEFKVLVGRNRYETARDYLDSKFKISDSKLIFIMDDGHQHTALKKDLSLVLIDASNPEALRGLLPYGWLREPLVWGLKRADAVIITHADAVKREDLDRLSARVHQAQPGLAVFYAR
- a CDS encoding isoprenylcysteine carboxylmethyltransferase family protein, coding for MNEQIRNPDMDNKSATFLERLSRWAVPRRITLNRAVLFVVLVVLTHPRNRIFFAAGLALALAGAVLRIWARVTPPDRPGGLVMKGPYQLVRHPMYLGTALQAAGMWVACFGFRNFVSFAMLGLILGGYMLFVYKQAILLEEEEMMSQWAGEWEHYASRTPVFLPGKEAVKQLRWSSVGPLDFRRLEKFKEWKNFLACLGIFAFLWFKLVYRL
- a CDS encoding glycosyltransferase family 4 protein; its protein translation is RVDVEEILSVSKVLVCPSLKGEGSSGAIREAFAMNIPVIASDIDANRELVSTERGWLFKNGDAADLARVVESFLRADPQEIKSKTDSAHQFVHEHFSVKAMVEGTLHIYREAVGSHAPSLV
- a CDS encoding HAD family hydrolase, which produces MPRTKKAGGSRAVFLDRDGTIIREAHYLTDPAGVKLYNGAGLALRRLKKRGFKLVIVSNQSGIGRGWVSLDVVHEINKTMSRLLHRTGAVRLDGVYFCPHAPWQRCSCRKPKTMLIQRARRELNLNPRRSYMIGDKAVDMELANRSGMTGVFVLTGHGRGERPSLGRHQAARPAHIARDLASAARWIIRREAAR